The sequence TCAGCATGCGAAGTCATATAAATGTGCAGAGCGGTGTGCGAGAGAaggtcctcctccacgacAAACTGCAAGAAGTCGTCGagctcctccttcgccaaGAAGATGTTCTCCGGCGGCATGGCCGCTACGCGTgccagccgctgctcctcagcctccatctcctgctgctgtagctgctgcagcttcacCTTTTCCGCGCGGGACGGCTTTGCCGCGCCGACAGCCGTCACGCCTGCAGTGGTGCGACGAGGGCCACTGCTCAAGCCTGCCGCCTGTGGTGATGTGAGTGCCACAGCTGCGCTCGTGACCGGCTCGCGGGGCACCTGCCGCCACGCCCACTCGTGCTCCAGCTCCCACTGGACGaaccgctgcagctccccaAGGAGCGCCTCAGCGTGCGTCGCGTACAACAGCGGCGAGGCccccgcagcgccatcctGCTCTACGCTCGATGGcacccccgccaccacgGACGTGCTCAAACGACACCCCTTCTTCGGTGCCTTGGCGCTGCCAGTCAATCCGAGCTCCCCACCACCGGCGCTACCACAacccgctccgccgccgtggaAGTGGGACGGTGGGGCAGTCTTTTGTGGGTTGCCGtcaaacagcagcagtgatcCGATGGCCGCCCCTGCGGGTAcatcggcgccgccacggaCCAGCGAACGGTACTGCCGCCACCAACCGAGCAGATGAACCGTCTTGAGCGCCCCGAAGCCCTCCCTGGCGCAGTACTGAATAAACTCAACGTGTTGGTCCACCTCGATCTGGTGGCCAAGGTGCACCCAGTAGTCctcgaggtgcagcgcctgGGCAACAAGGGCGGTCAGGTAGAAGTCGCTGGCCTCTGAATTGGTGAGGAcgctgttgttgtcttcGCCGCACGCGCCGTCCAGCAGTGCGTTTGGCGTGCGGACCTCACTCCCAACGCGCGCTGCTCGCGGGAgtgaagaggcagagagagaaaccgaGTAAGGGCTGGTGGAGACTGCCGCCGACACggtcatcgtcgtcgtcggtcgcgcctcccctccgccaccggcggcgcgaGTGAGGTTGGTGGAGGACGAAAAGAACGTGATAGGGGCACACGAGGCGTGCTCAGAGCCATCTGCGACGGTGATACTCGAGAAATCACCCCCAGCAATGGACAAGAGCTGCTGTACGATGTCAGCGGACTCAAGGGAAGTGTCGGTGAAATTTGGCCCGTGGacgtgaaagagagacgcggcggtggcgtcgtgTGGGCCGCGGTGGGAGCCGCTGGAGTTGCCCTTGAGAGGCCCCATTTCGTGGTCACGCGGTGGGAATCTGTCGCCACACGCAGCGCACTGCCGAATGAGAGATGCAAAGATGTGGGTGCTCACACTATGACGCTCCCCAtctgcgcctctgtctgGACAGCGGAGGAATGTATGTGAAGTGACCACAGCAGCgggcagtgcgtgtgcgcgggcTGTTTGACACCAATACGAATACtgcacagaggagagggggagaagagtaCAAGGGAAACCCAAACACGCCCATCTCTGCATCCTTAAGGTCACACGCACCCGTagaaggcgagggagagggggggggagcaggaACATAAGTGGGACGGTGCGTGTGCAatcgagagagagcagccaTGGGGGCGCGCCTGCACCCCTACCCTACCCATCCCCTATCACCAACATCGCGGTCAGTCATGAGAATCaggagtgtgtgggtgggtgggtgtgccaccgctgcactcCAGTGCATTGGCAAACACAAATGCACGTCCATCGCCACCACGTCTTGGCATCATCACCTCCCTTACTGCatgccacacacgcatcacTGTAACGACAGCCGCAATGCTCGGGCTGCAGTCGTGGGTGCCGCTTACGTCTTTTAGCTGCTTTTCTGCCTGCCTTTCAGTACGAgccggagaggggggaaggggggggggaatcGATGTTGAGATCTACTAGTGGACGAAGAACGAGGAGgggtggcacacacacacacacacgctcacacacactgcCGGGAGCtgctgaaaaaaaaaaaagggaggaggaaaggcaaagaagaaacTTCTTCTTTGGCATGGACGCGCAGAGATGTGTGGGCCTCTAGAGGGGGTGAAGGCGAATGTGGCCTCtacaaaagagaagggaggggagggagggaggtgcgGCCTTGGGAAGGCTTCATCTACGCTGCAGCCACGGAGACAAGCGCGTCATCAGGCAATACCGCACGGCTGCCGAAGCTAAACAAGACAGCAGaggtggaaaagagaggtggatAGGCGTGTATAAGCGCTTGTGGGTGTAgatgggggggagggggtgaaggcGATATGCACGCTGTGGTGATACACCTACAGGTGCGCATCTGCGTGTTACACCTTTTAATTCAGTGACACAGAACCATGTTGAGAGTGGAGaagtgtggagggggggctgtGACAAGTCGCCgactgcccccctcctctccctcacgtACAGAGAGTACGCACCGCCTCACTCCAACCACCCCTGATCTCTACCCTCCCCATTCcttccccaccaccccctcgccTGACTCATACACCTCCTACTCACAcgctcgcacacgcacacagtcgAGGGTAGCCCCCTGACGCTAACAGacgcagtggagagggaatGGCGACGCAGAGATGAGCTGAAAGGAAAGACACGTACGCGGGCATCGACATgtacgtctgtgtgcgtAACCGGCCGGCGAGGAAGATGTGCGCTGGTGTCAGCGCCGCTTAAAGACGTTGCGCAGGCGGTTCGCCTCCGCTACCCTCGCAAAGCCGAAGACCACCTGCGAGGGCCGAGTGGAAGTACGCACGACGACGGTGAACTGGCGCTCTTCAATGTGCTCGTCCTCTTGCACTACTCGCGTCGTGAAGACGTCCAAGACGCTAGCCAGCGGTACCTTGATGGTTTGCTGCCCTCCCTTCGGGTTGCGCTGCGACCATCGCAAGCACTCCTGGTTGAAGTCGACCGTGACGAGGCTGCTCAGCGACGTTTTGAAGGTTCCGACCAGACTCCAGAGGGGACAGACGCAGTAGCGCTGTTGCACtgcactaccaccaccatccgctgtggcggcagccCTCGCCGAGGGTACGGCGAAGGCGGTGGAAATAACGTTCGTGTGCAACCCAACCGCATCGGCAAACAGCCTCTCATCCACTGGAATAGCGCTGAGCCCGGCGAACATGCCAGGGCAGACGCGTGGGACAGCAGGCCGCTGCGTCGCACTCTCCGCCATCGGCTGCGTCCCGTAGAACGAGGATCGGCAGGCAGACGTTGGCTGCTGCGATGCTGCCTGCGACGGCGTCGGCTCTGCCCAAGGGCGTGCGCGCTTATTGGAACTCGCGGTGCTACCCATGCTGGTGTTGTTGCCGCTGTAGTCGCTGTCCTCGCTGCGGTagcagcgcgtgtgtgcggtgATCGGAATCGTGGGAGGTAGGCACAAGCCTCGGCGCTCCGACTGacatggctgctgctgtactgGCAGCAAGGACGTGTTGCCACCCAGCGCGGAGGTAGCCACACGGCTTCTGTTGCTGGTGGCATTGCTGCCGCAGAAAGGGCGGCGCAGGACGGCACCTCCGGCGTGCTCGAGGGCGGCCGTTGCGCGGCGGACGGCCCCTTCATTCTCAGCTTGCTGGCACgacggtggctgctgccactgccctACCGCAGAAGCATCCACGAGGTAGGACCTGGTGTGGCTCCGAGAGATGCTCACGTCGACCCTTCGTTTCCGCCTCTCCGTTGCACTGCCGTTGCCGAAGTCCGCCTCCTCAAAGAAGTTTGGCAGCGAGCGACGAGTGTGTCCACATTTTCCATcattgccactgctgccactggcAGTGGCTGTactgcgcgctgccgcctgcgctgACGATGGTGCGCGGTCGTACGGTGAGCTCTTGCCATGGAATGGCCCGGTCTCATGCACCGCGTTCACGTCCATTGCGCGCAATACAGTGCGTCTTGACTGAAGAGCGACACCCGTGGCAGCCCGGCGGCCGCTGTACgccacgtcgtcgtctcccCTCTTCGGCTCTCCGTGACGGAATCCAGAGcgcaggagagaagcagtGCCTGGCGTGGCGTGTCCACTGCTGTAGACCGAAGAGTCGACGCTGATGGAGCGAGACATGATGGCAGACTCCGAGTTGGGCGAGATCACCTTCACGCGGGGGCCAGTACGAGGCGCCATCGTGTTTTTCTTCTAAAGCTCTTAGTGGTTGATGCAGATGTGTGTAGGTTGCTGGGTGGATAGCCCTGGGTAGCTGCCTTTCCTCAGTCTATACGATCCCTAGAAGCGTTACTGTGCCGAATAGCGAATGAATGCGAGTGCGGTCTCTTGCGCAACTTGCCCCTCGCCCTAGAGTGCATTGGTAGGTATGtgggagagacggagaatGAGTGGccaagaagggggaggggaggggatgaagcggagaaagggaaagagacgcTAAAAGGAAGGAAGCTAGAAAAGAGCTACGAAAGCCCCGAAGAGGCACCGACATGTACCTGGCGAGCTTGTCTACGAGTGGGTagtgaaggagagcgggAGAAAGATGCATACGCGTCGAATGAGGACCGCCTCGCTTTGACTTCGCGCGCTGACAGCGACGTGTACAGAAGCGCACAGAGAGCACAAAATGAAGTACGCAGGCTGAGTCACCGGAGGAGGAACGGAAAAGCAACCCACATGtgcctcacacacgcacacacacacacacacatgtattCATCGATTGCATAGACCttcccactcacccacccctATTCCTTATCCTTCGGGTTGCTCTCCGCTGCTGaacccttccccccccctcccccttcgtaCCACCTTTCCTTCCTAATTACTCTTTGGCGAGGAAAATGGTGATGGGAGAgcgccgcacgcgcacgaCCAAGTgcccctcgccccctcccacctcgGACCGTGAGAATGCTGGACGCGATGGGGAGCCAAGATGAACTGATGggtgcgcgcatgtgcatCCATGTGGGTGCGGCTGAGTGGACAGAACGAGGAGCAGTGGTGCGAGCACAGAAgctcacacacgcagacgtcCTACTGATTTGTGGAAGAAGTGGGCCCTTTTGCTTCCAACAGGGCTTGCTTGATGACCGCCATGAAACCATCCGAGGCGGCAACTGGCTGCATCGGCTTCCACACGAGCTCACCCGCCGCGTCCTTCGGCACGCCTCTGCCTACAGTGGGGTCGTCGTCGAAGTACTCGCCATCATCCTCGAGCACCACGTGGTGAGGCGGTGACGTcagagacgacgacgccggtCCAGATGGCATGGGTGTATGTGGAAGGCTACGAGTATGGGTGTGGGTGACAAGGCAGGGTCGTTCTTCAGCTTGTAGACATGTTCAGCGAGAGAAagtggggaagaaggagggcAGTGATTGGCGACCgtggacagagagaggtgagcaTCACACACTGACGGCACATACATGTTGAGGTCCTacgagaaaagaaacgactGACAGTCACCATATACTGCGGTCATCGACATCGTCGTCATGGCAAAtcatcaccgctgctgaaACCGACACTTGCTCCTGGGCTatggaggaaagaggggggtggggcacATATCACctacgcacagacacacgcagaaacagtgcagaggagagaaaaaggtaCGCCACGAAGGCCGAATCGAACGGCTGTGAGAGCAACTCACCTACGGGTTTGAAGCCCGCACCCAGCACCAGCTGAGCTCATCGCGGCTCTCGCTTTCTCGAACAAATTGCCTCAGCGCGGGAATCGAACCCACGACCTAGTCGAGTCAAAGGGGCGTCCGCTACAGACGCCATCCGAATATGCTACCGCGGCATCAATCCGGGTATACAGAGTGGGCACTGTGACTGAGCACAACTATGATGACGAGTGTGGCGGGGGAGTGTCCCCGTTGGACAGGCGAGTACGAGTGGATGGAGGAAGTCgacaggaaaagagggaaaggtgaAAGACGGAGtgcgatggcagcagcagcagcagcgcgactgCAGGCGTGTACGGGATTTGGTGCCGCGACGTTTGCATGACGAACGCGGCAAAGGAGGAGCCTCTCACGGCGAGTCATCGATGACGACGCCACGAGCAGAGAAAGGGCCTCGCGCACGGAGGGGGGCGAGCTGCCATCACGGTCCGCGCCAACAGTAACGTGATTCGGTCCTCTCTTACTTTTTTTGCTCTATGTAGTCCCCCTCGTGTgaagcagcgaggaggacgggaggagaggggagggacgCGCATGGCACACGGGTCCACAAAGTGTAATGAGGACCGGAAAGGCAGAAAAGTGAAAGACGGGCGAACGCGCACACGCGATGCGGCCTCTATGAAGCGCTGCCTcggaagaagagggcagcAACAGGGGTAGCTGGTGaatggtggtggggggatTGTCCTCGCAGAGAGACCAAACCACCCTTGCGCAGAGCACAACTCCAGGAgacaaggagaaggaggcgcacctgtgcgtgtgtacatGGGCGCGTAGACACGCACGAGGTCTGAGACACACTCCGCTCTTCTCCCAAGTCCTCGACCCAGAACGTTGCTGAagtctctccgcctcctcctctacagctgctgctcacgcgGGGGCGACGCTGGCGGATCTAGGGTAAGGAAGAGGGGCATAATATTACGTCGAAAgcaacgccatccacaaCGACCGGCGCTGGGACGTTCTGTGTTGCATAGTACAACTTAAAGTGCGTGAGCCACGCCTCAAAGCGCGCGACGGGCGTCAACGGTAACTCCACCACATCAGCAACCGACTGCACCGCTGCAAAGGGGGTCTTCTCCGCCCTCTTGCTGGCTTTATGTGTGCTGCCCTTGGTGACTCTAGAGCGACCGCGACAGCTGCCTCGGACCTCATCGGCCGGCGCCGGCACACCTGCCATCCGCTTCGACAACACCCAAACCACCCACCGACTCTCCGCTGACCCGCTCAGCACCGCGGCGTCCACGAGGGGCAGCTGGCACTCGTCCCTCAGCTCCACAGCGATCCCCAGCCGCTCTGGGCAGGCGACGAAAGTTGCCACAGACGTCACAGGGAGTATACCATAGAAAGGCTTCGTCGCCCTGTTActcgcgccaccgctgtggagtgcagtagcagcagcagcagcagcagcagcctcgccCGACGGCGACTGCTGAAGACGCGACCACATCTCGTTTGGGTTCGGCATGGTCCACTTAATATGCGTCGGCGTGAACGTGAGCTGGGCGGgcgcgacgacagcggcatCCTCGCGACGTACTCGCTTTTGCTTCTGCGGAGTTACCGAGGCCAGAGAGCTGCGACGGCATCGCTTACCGCTCGGTACGGACGACTCAACGTCCTCGTCGACGTCAGCATCCTCATCCTCCGTCAGGTCGagctcctctctcgccctgTCACGTGCGTTGTAGGTAATATTGCCGAGCCGCACTGCATCGTAGAAGACTGCAGCGGGTGGGGCATCAGGGACAGCCATGGCGACGGGATCCGCCAAAGGCATGTGGCCACTGCTCGCTGCGTCTTCCACACCGCTCGTCTTCTCTACCACCTCTGTCAAGGTCACCTGTGCTTCCTGCGGGTCAACCAGGGACACACTGTGCCGTCCGCTGCTACTACGCTGTTGCGCCCTCTCCACTTCCTCGACCGTCACCTCGCGTGTCGCATCCTTCTCATAAGAAACCGGCGAGGTGAATAGCTGCTGCGGTACCCCGCGAGGGGAGTTGTCGACTTCTCGAGCGTCCAAGGCAGTTGGCAAACGGGCAGCAGAGTCCTTCACCGCTGGGTCAACAGGCCGCTGTTCTACGGTTGTCGCCACGGTAGCAGCCGCTGGTGTCGCGGAGGACGGCGTCCACATTGGCCGCGCCATCGACTTGACAAGCGAGCGCTGGGCCGTGTCCAACAATGCGCGCTCCTCCCCTTCTAGCGCATCCCTcgccggcagcaccagcggcgtaGGCGTGTACTCGAACATCTCTGGCGGTTTCCCTGGCGACAGGCGCAAGTCCACGCGCCACTGCACTAGCTCAGGCCCATTGTAGGCGTCTGCCGGAAGAGCCTCGCCCACCTCGACGTCACGCATGCCGCCGAAGATGCACATGTCGCCGTGCTTCAGCTCGGTTGGATCGGTGCCGCTAATGCGAATCCCGTTCACGAAGGTGCCATTCGAGCTGCACATGTCCGTTATGTACACTCGAGTGGTGTGGCCGGCGCGCTCGCAATCCCGGGGGGTAGGCTGATGGTGCGGGGTGCTTAGCGTGCCGGCTGCGTCGATGGGTGTGTCCTCAGAGTGCGGAGGTGGGTCGCCGGCATGGGCATGGTTAGGCGTGGAGCTAGCGTCTGCTGTCACCCGGGAGGAGTCCGTCGCAGTGGCTGTGATTGacgtcgacgctgctgttgctacAGCCTTCACTCGCATGGCGAAGAGGCTGCACTGCACctgggaggagaagagaagagacggGTCGAGGAGCGCAGTGCAGTGCGTGGCGCGACCCACCGTCACTGGTGTACCGTTGTTAGGGAGTGGGACGCACATGCGCCGGTCCAACGACCGCGGCCCGCGCACAAGGACAAAGTGCACCTCTACGGGATTCGccatctctgcctctgcctgtTTCTGCGTAAGACGCTCTCGCCTTCGCTGAGTGGCGGAGTTCAAGTCTTGTATATTCGCTCTCGTACAGGTACGCCCCCCTCAGTCTCTCTCACTATAggcgtgtgcctctgtgtgcctctctgcacGCACGGACAGAGGGACAGCGActgcgtggtggtggtggtggtggttgcaGATCAGCTGCctacgcgtgtgtgggtgtgtgtgtgtgggggggtgggggggagagcGTACGaccaagggagagagaagcgcaagagagaTGCACCAGATAAGggcaagagcgagagagaaaacaaagaaaggaaTTGGCTCACCTGCCGCAcagagtcgctgctgccatcacccgtgtgaggagggggcgggctctggcgaggaaggaagaggaatgggggaagggaaaagaatTGCCTCAGAGGCGCGGGTGTGTCGGGGGATAAAAATACAGCGACGGTGTTGCTCTTGTCGTGGCGGAATCGATGCGCTTGCCCCTCCTTCGTTGATGGGcgcgccccctctctcctcctctgctcaTCCTCTCCGTATACCGCTTGgtttgttcttcttttctccgATGTTTTGATAGGCGACgtgtgggggaaggggagggagcgtGCGAGGTGTTCATGGAAGGGGCTGATGGCTGAGACACTCACGGGGATAGAGAGGGGTAGAAGAATTCATCACACtaccccccccaccccttcctctccacaAGATCAACACCCCACGCAGACACCAGCACACGCCCACTCCTACTGTACATGCGGTACCCCAACTTGGTACTTCTGTGCAGAGTTGCTGACAGGCTCGAGGAGTGGTCCTACGGCTTTCcgtctcttccccacccacccacccaccacatCTACATATTCATTGACGTCGCCCCTCCGGCGCACCCCTTCAAGTTTCGCGTGAACTGCTGAGGAAGGCCATATTTTGGCAGGCTGTAGTCTGCCGACGTCGACTCCTTGCCATACTCCCCGTTCGTTGTCGTGTAGAGGGGATGCTGGCGCTCCTCGCCGAGTAGACGGCTTTGACGAGAGTAGGTGTGGGAGCCGGTCACTTCCGACACTCCCTTGCCCTGCTCCAGCTTCGGTCGATCGAGGCAAAATGCCCGTGTGCACCACAGTTCGAAGTCAGTGTCCTCCTTGATCAGCATCGAAACGCCGATGCAGTACATCCGCATCTCTGCCACCGTCAGCTGCTCCATGGGTGAGCCGTCGATCGCGAAGTTGTCAAAAAAGGCATCCACTACATCGCTCTCGGAGCGCGCACCGTTGCGTACCTCtgggtgccgcagcacgtCGTAGTGCTCGCTTAGACTGCTGTAGGAGACAGTACCGGTGCCGCTGGGATCCAGCTTGCGGATAACGAGGTCAACCGCGTACTTCCGGCGCGGCAACAGAGGAGCTGTGCTCAGACTATGAATGAGAGCAGGCGTGTCGATCATCCTAGCGCTCTGCTGTCCGTGAGCAGCGCCGGTGGTGTAGGCCTCGCACATGTGCGCGTAATCCTCATCGGAGAGGAAAATAGAAATGTCCCGCAACGCATCGCGCACCGCGTCTGCCGAGACAGGCGATGACAGACGCTCTAGCTGGTTTGCAATACGCCACAGCTGCTTGTGGCCAAGCCGCTCCGCAGCCTTACGGAGGATGTCCGCAAGAAACGACTTCTTCGTCAGCTCTAGCGACGAAGACACGGCCACCATGGAGGACTTCATGTGCGAGTTTGTCTGCCtgggtgggtatgtgtgtgtaggcggtGACGGATAACGGTAAAGCGGCTCTCTGTAAAGGAccaagaggaagggagaggaatgggtgggagaggaaggggtgcCAGTGCCCAGCGTCTCTATCAGCGGAAACACGCTCACATTTGCCTTCGCCTGTTGCGTCTTTATGGGCCCCTCCATGAAAGGGGCCGACAAccaagagggggaaaaagggtCCACCGGATCGCACCTGTGGAGCTACCCTTATCCTTCAGATACACAACCGCGGAACTACTGGGTGCAGAGCCGAGAGCTAAACTCGCGTGGTgtcagctgcgccacaccacgtatgcttctcttttttgctcCTGAGACATTGGGCGACGTGGGggacgggagggagggcgccGTGCAGACACCTCCCGCTTGGGAGAGAAACTGGTGAAGGgagacgcggcggcggcagcacctggAGTGTATGCGTGTCTCCTCCTTTGGAGCCCATGCGCAACAGCAACCGAAAAGGAAcggaaaaagggggtgggagaaCGCGAGGGGACAACCGCCGCGCCACGCCCTCGCCGACCGACACCGGCAAGAAAGCACACGGGCGCAAGCAACAAAGCCGTCACCGATTTGGCACTTCGCCATCGTCGACTGGACGACTTGCAAGCTGCTACTCCTTcatctt comes from Leishmania panamensis strain MHOM/PA/94/PSC-1 chromosome 6 sequence and encodes:
- a CDS encoding hypothetical protein (TriTrypDB/GeneDB-style sysID: LpmP.06.0170), which codes for MTVSAAVSTSPYSVSLSASSLPRAARVGSEVRTPNALLDGACGEDNNSVLTNSEASDFYLTALVAQALHLEDYWVHLGHQIEVDQHVEFIQYCAREGFGALKTVHLLGWWRQYRSLVRGGADVPAGAAIGSLLLFDGNPQKTAPPSHFHGGGAGCGSAGGGELGLTGSAKAPKKGCRLSTSVVAGVPSSVEQDGAAGASPLLYATHAEALLGELQRFVQWELEHEWAWRQVPREPVTSAAVALTSPQAAGLSSGPRRTTAGVTAVGAAKPSRAEKVKLQQLQQQEMEAEEQRLARVAAMPPENIFLAKEELDDFLQFVVEEDLLSHTALHIYMTSHAEQPLCTLSRSARAPVCFSVQVETPMPVLPLREATRLSALPRGGGSINASASPTPRSGAMGGDATTGGSAAPQQSPSAIPAVGHGKPVSGRSRPHSKHSKNSSKDAAAAAIAEAETAAASAPPAAPELAVPLTAMEALRAEQAKEAAAYQAAYNEELAQAATRERAAQHAADVHLFFEKPKTNEAVQAVYASIEDAMAARQQRILQRVVALERGLGLTVPLAGANGFGGADAAATEPTPTSARGASSSSCSTPAKKKTM
- a CDS encoding hypothetical protein (TriTrypDB/GeneDB-style sysID: LpmP.06.0180), encoding MAPRTGPRVKVISPNSESAIMSRSISVDSSVYSSGHATPGTASLLRSGFRHGEPKRGDDDVAYSGRRAATGVALQSRRTVLRAMDVNAVHETGPFHGKSSPYDRAPSSAQAAARSTATASGSSGNDGKCGHTRRSLPNFFEEADFGNGSATERRKRRVDVSISRSHTRSYLVDASAVGQWQQPPSCQQAENEGAVRRATAALEHAGGAVLRRPFCGSNATSNRSRVATSALGGNTSLLPVQQQPCQSERRGLCLPPTIPITAHTRCYRSEDSDYSGNNTSMGSTASSNKRARPWAEPTPSQAASQQPTSACRSSFYGTQPMAESATQRPAVPRVCPGMFAGLSAIPVDERLFADAVGLHTNVISTAFAVPSARAAATADGGGSAVQQRYCVCPLWSLVGTFKTSLSSLVTVDFNQECLRWSQRNPKGGQQTIKVPLASVLDVFTTRVVQEDEHIEERQFTVVVRTSTRPSQVVFGFARVAEANRLRNVFKRR
- a CDS encoding hypothetical protein (TriTrypDB/GeneDB-style sysID: LpmP.06.0190) gives rise to the protein MCVPLPNNGTPVTVGRATHCTALLDPSLLFSSQVQCSLFAMRVKAVATAASTSITATATDSSRVTADASSTPNHAHAGDPPPHSEDTPIDAAGTLSTPHHQPTPRDCERAGHTTRVYITDMCSSNGTFVNGIRISGTDPTELKHGDMCIFGGMRDVEVGEALPADAYNGPELVQWRVDLRLSPGKPPEMFEYTPTPLVLPARDALEGEERALLDTAQRSLVKSMARPMWTPSSATPAAATVATTVEQRPVDPAVKDSAARLPTALDAREVDNSPRGVPQQLFTSPVSYEKDATREVTVEEVERAQQRSSSGRHSVSLVDPQEAQVTLTEVVEKTSGVEDAASSGHMPLADPVAMAVPDAPPAAVFYDAVRLGNITYNARDRAREELDLTEDEDADVDEDVESSVPSGKRCRRSSLASVTPQKQKRVRREDAAVVAPAQLTFTPTHIKWTMPNPNEMWSRLQQSPSGEAAAAAAAATALHSGGASNRATKPFYGILPVTSVATFVACPERLGIAVELRDECQLPLVDAAVLSGSAESRWVVWVLSKRMAGVPAPADEVRGSCRGRSRVTKGSTHKASKRAEKTPFAAVQSVADVVELPLTPVARFEAWLTHFKLYYATQNVPAPVVVDGVAFDVILCPSSLP
- a CDS encoding hypothetical protein (TriTrypDB/GeneDB-style sysID: LpmP.06.0200), whose product is MKSSMVAVSSSLELTKKSFLADILRKAAERLGHKQLWRIANQLERLSSPVSADAVRDALRDISIFLSDEDYAHMCEAYTTGAAHGQQSARMIDTPALIHSLSTAPLLPRRKYAVDLVIRKLDPSGTGTVSYSSLSEHYDVLRHPEVRNGARSESDVVDAFFDNFAIDGSPMEQLTVAEMRMYCIGVSMLIKEDTDFELWCTRAFCLDRPKLEQGKGVSEVTGSHTYSRQSRLLGEERQHPLYTTTNGEYGKESTSADYSLPKYGLPQQFTRNLKGCAGGATSMNM